A window of Pseudoalteromonas sp. MEBiC 03607 genomic DNA:
GCAACGTTGTTCTACCCACTTTGGCACTTAGAAGTTGAAAATCTTCTTGTCCTTAAGAACAACCGTGGTGTTGAAGACAACCGTGTACGTCATCTTGACTACGGTGTCCAGTTCAACAAATTAATGTATAGCCGTTTAATCAAAGACGATTACATCACATTGTTCAGCCCGTCAGATGTACCGGGTCTATATGATGCATTCTTTGAAGATCAAGCGAAGTTTGATGAGCTATATGTTAAGTACGAACAAGACGAGTCAATTCGTAAAAAGCGTATTAAAGCAATTGAGTTATTCTCAATGTTTGCTCAAGAGCGTGCAAGCACTGGTCGTATTTACTTACAAAACGTTGACCACTGTAATACACACAGCCCGTTTATCTCGACTGTGGCGCCAATTCGTCAATCTAACCTATGTTTAGAAATCGCATTACCAACTAAGCCACTTAGCAATGTAATGGATGAAGAAGGTGAAATTGCACTTTGTACGCTATCTGCATTTAACTTAGGTGCGATTGAGTCGCTTGATGAGTTAGAAGAGCTTGCTGAACTTGCAGTACGTGCCCTTGATAACTTACTTGATTTCCAAGACTACCCTGTTCCTGCGGCTAAAAACGCAACGATGGGTCGTCGTACGCTGGGTATAGGTGTAATTAACTTCGCATACTACCTTGCTAAAAACGGTAAACGTTATTCTGATGGTAGTGCTAATGCCTTAACTCACAAAACGTTTGAAGCAATTCAATATTACCTAATGAAAGCATCAAACGAGTTGGCGAAAGAACGCGGTGCGTGTCCTAAATTTAACGAGACAACGTATTCTCAAGGCATCATGCCGACAGATACTTACAAGCGTGACCTAGATCAGTTCTGTAATGAGCCACTTCATTTAGATTGGGATTCATTACGTGCGAGCATTAAAGAGCACGGTATGCGTAACTCTACGCTATCTGCATTGATGCCATCAGAGACATCATCACAAATCTCTAACGCAACAAATGGTATTGAGCCACCACGTGGTCATATCAGCGTTAAAGCAAGTAAAGATGGTATCTTAAAGCAAGTAGTTCCAGATTATGAAAACCTGAAAGACAACTATGAGCTACTGTGGGATATTCCATCAAACGATGGTTACCTACAGCTTGTTGGTATTATGCAAAAATTCGTTGACCAAACGATTTCTGCAAACACTAATTATGATCCATCTAAGTACGAAGGCGGTAAAGTACCTATGAAGGTGCTATTAAAAGACCTACTGACTGCTTATAAACTTGGTGTGAAGACCTTGTACTACCACAA
This region includes:
- the nrdA gene encoding class 1a ribonucleoside-diphosphate reductase subunit alpha; protein product: MNQQLSVSKRDGRKESLDLDKIHRVIAWAAEGLNNVSVSQVELKSHIQFYDGIRTDDIHETIIKAAADQISKDTPDYQYLAARLAVFHLRKKAYGQFEPPRLYDHITKLVEDKRYDQHLLVDYTEQEIDELDSYIDHNRDLNFSYAAVKQLEGKYLVQNRVTGEIYESAQFLYILVAASLFSDYPKETRLDYIKRFYDAVSTFKISLPTPIMAGVRTPTRQFSSCVLIECGDSLDSINATSSAIVKYVSQRAGIGINAGRIRALGSPIRNGEAYHTGCIPFYKHFQTAVKSCSQGGVRGGAATLFYPLWHLEVENLLVLKNNRGVEDNRVRHLDYGVQFNKLMYSRLIKDDYITLFSPSDVPGLYDAFFEDQAKFDELYVKYEQDESIRKKRIKAIELFSMFAQERASTGRIYLQNVDHCNTHSPFISTVAPIRQSNLCLEIALPTKPLSNVMDEEGEIALCTLSAFNLGAIESLDELEELAELAVRALDNLLDFQDYPVPAAKNATMGRRTLGIGVINFAYYLAKNGKRYSDGSANALTHKTFEAIQYYLMKASNELAKERGACPKFNETTYSQGIMPTDTYKRDLDQFCNEPLHLDWDSLRASIKEHGMRNSTLSALMPSETSSQISNATNGIEPPRGHISVKASKDGILKQVVPDYENLKDNYELLWDIPSNDGYLQLVGIMQKFVDQTISANTNYDPSKYEGGKVPMKVLLKDLLTAYKLGVKTLYYHNTRDGASDAQDELTPEVEDDGCAGGACKI